The Vespula vulgaris chromosome 2, iyVesVulg1.1, whole genome shotgun sequence genome has a segment encoding these proteins:
- the LOC127072640 gene encoding putative transmembrane protein 183BP: MSPTKQKTFIKDLFHKKHSRNQKKKSNEEIRECNGIDYPLDIWFIISEYIKPEAIGKFACICRSSYYVTTTAKFWFHLYKTYYKFVPGIPERLQPHWMVLRHELRLCVIRTLHYSYFAERSISNYVSQLQQREPHSLVKRQCSLMWHKTGLNRWYFFFKLKEISRICNGTLIQQNKNIHEQMNDVERAEKINGNPEEGCKLLHVRSVKYSKLPFVIGLILQKLSVTLMPGLKYLRLQLEFGTSDLPNALTNQVILNYVNDYEVLDWWHPRYPHQDTISHLCEIGSTVHLTSNDTWE, translated from the exons ATGAGCCCAACCAAACAAAAAACTTTTATCAAAG ATTTATTCCATAAAAAACATTCAAGAaatcagaagaaaaaatcaaatgaagAAATTAGAGAATGTAATG gtaTTGATTATCCATTAGACATATGGTTTATAATATCAGAATATATTAAACCAGAAGCTATAGGGAAATTTGCTTGTATTTGTAGATCTTCTTATTATGTGACTACAACTGCAAAATTTTGGTTTCATCTATATAAGAC TTATTACAAGTTTGTTCCTGGTATACCAGAACGCTTGCAGCCACATTGGATGGTACTACGCCATGAATTACGTCTTTGTGTCATTAGAACATTGCATTATTCCTATTTTGCTGAGAGGAGTATATCAAACTATGTATCACAGTTACAGCAAAGAGAGCCACATTCTCTTGTTAAAAGACAATGTTCTCTCATGTGGCACAAa ACAGGACTTAATCGgtggtatttctttttcaaattaaaagaaatatcgagaaTATGTAATGGTACTTTGatacaacaaaataaaaacatacatGAGCAAATGAATGACGTTGAAAGagcagaaaaaataaatggaaatccAGAGGAAGGTTGTAAACTTttacat GTAAGATCTGTAAAATATAGCAAATTACCATTTGTAATTGGACTAATTCTACAGAAACTATCAGTGACATTAATGCCTGGTCTTAAATACTTGCGGTTACAGCTTGAATTTGGAACATCAGATCTTCCAAATGCATTAACAAACCAAGTTATACTGAATTATGTAAATGATTATGAAGTTTTAGATTGGTGGCATCCACGTTATCCACATCAAGATACAATATCTCATTTATGTGAGATAGGTAGTACCGTACATTTAACTTCAAATGATACTTGGGaataa